Sequence from the Streptomyces sp. R33 genome:
GACTACCCGGCGCTGAGCATCTTCTGGTCCATGCTCTGGTTCTTCCTGTGGATCATGTGGCTGTTCCTGCTGTTCAAGATCATCACGGACATCTTCCGCGACCACGAGATGAGCGGCTGGGCCAAGGCGGGCTGGCTGATCTTCGTCATCGTGCTGCCGTTCCTCGGCGTTCTGGTGTACGTCATCGCCCGCGGCAAGGGCATGACCCAGCGGGACGTCAAGCAGGCCAAGGAGAACGAGGCCGCCTTGCAGAACTACATCCGCGAGACGGCGGGCACCGCTCCGGCCGGCGGATCGGGCGGCGCGGACGAGCTGGCCAAGCTGGCCGAGCTCAAGGCCAAGGGTGCGCTCACCGAGGAGGAGTTCCAGCAGGCCAAGACGAAGCTGCTGACCTGACGGCGTCCCGGACCGGCAGCGTGAGCTGGTGGTCCGGGCTGCGGCTCTCGACGCCGTACCGGGCGCCGAGTTTCGAGATCAGCAGGCAGTAGGCGGGCGCGCACACCAGCTCGAGGACGAGCGCCTGCCACGGGGCGTCCGCTGCGGTTCCGGAATCGGCCAGTTGCCCCAGCGCGAGCGCCGTGCCGTAGGACAGCACGTTGTTCGCCGTGTGGATCGCGATCACGGCCTCCAGCCCGCCCGTACGGATGACGAGCCAGCCCCACCACACCGCGGAGTAGAAGAGCAGCGCGAACCCCGACCACGCACCGAACCCGTGGGCGAGCGCGAAGAGCAGCGAGGCCACGACGATCCCCGGCCAGGGCGAACGGAGGAAGCCGCCGAAGAACTGGGCGAGCCAGCCCCGGAAGACGAACTCCTCGGCCGCGGCCTGGAAGGGAACCAACCCCAGGAACACCGCCGAGCCGAGCAGCAGCGGCAGCCATCCGGGGAACTCGCCCGCGAGGCTCTCCGGGCCGTCCTCCACCCAGCCCCAGAGCACGAGAGCCCCCATCTGAAGGGCCATCAGGGGGAATGCCACCGCAGCACAGCGGGCGAGCCAGCGCCAGCGCAGCCGCCCCAGGACGGAAACCACCGTTCCGGCGGGGCGGCGGCCGCACGCACGGACCGCCAGCAGGACGACGGGTATGCCGACCGCCAGGGCGACGAGCCCCATGGCCTCGTCCGCCAGCGGGTCGGACAGCACCCGGTCACCCCCGTCGGGGGCGAGCTTCAGGCCCAGTGCGTGGCCGATGGCCATGCCGGCCACGGTCACGGCTATGAGGCCCACCGCCAGGAGGACCGTGACGAGGAGGACCTCGCCGAGACGCCCGAGTGCACCCTGCCGCCCGTTCCTCGCCTGCTCGTGGTACAGCGAACCGGCCGGCGCGGCCACGAGGGCGGGCGGTTGGACGTACCCGGCAGGGGGAGCGGGCCGGCCCTGCGGCGGGGCCCAGGGGGCCGCGCCGGCGGAAGGGTTGCCGTCGGCCCACACCTGGGCGTTCGCATCGGCCGGAGTGAACCGGCCGTCCGGATGGGGAGTCTCTGACACGGGTACCGCCCGCCTTCTTCCCGTTCGACTGTCTGCGCGCCCATTCGATCACGTGTGCGTCGCCCTCGTGTCCTCCTCCACCGGGCGTGCTTCGGCACGGTGGCCCCGACCCCGGACCGGCGTCGGCACCTGACACCTCAGGGTGACGTCGGAGCCGGCCGGAGTGATCTCTTTCGGGGAGACCGCCACGGTCACACCGTCGGCTTTCGCGGCCCCGCCGGCATCTTCCTGCGGCTGCCTGCCGGTCCTTGAACTGGCCGTACACGAGAAGGCGAGGAACGGCTGCGCCGGTGACGGGAATTCAGGCCCTACCGGCCGGTATCGGACCGTGTTCCGCCCGGGTTTGATAGGAGTTGGCGTAACGGCGCGCGCCAGTACATCTGAGCGAGAAGGGCACGATCATGCTGGAGTTTCCCAAGCCGCGAGCCCTGGTGTGCTCGTACTGCCAGGCCGGCCCGAAGGACGGCACGGCCCGGACCCTGTCGGCCGAGGCCGGCATACTGACGGTCACCTGGCACACCGCGTCCTGCCCGCACTACGCGGCGGACCGCATCCTCGCCGACAAACGCATCTGACCCGCCGCCGGCCCTACGGGCTGCTGTCAGGCCCTGCCGATGGCATCGCGGATGAGGTCGGCAGCGGGCTCGGGAGCAGTTGCTCCTGCCGTGCGTACGCGTCGAACCGCCGTCAGCCGAGGCGCGTCGGCGAGGAGGCCGCCGGGGTCAGGATGCGGGGGGCGCCCGTGCCGTCCGCCGGGACCGTCCACAGATCGGTGGTGTCCGCCCGGCCCTCTGCGGGCAGGGCGTAGGCCAGGGTGCGGTCGTCGAGCCAGACGGCCTGGTCGTCCACGCTCCGCTTCTCCGCGAGCGGCGTCTCGCGCAGCGTCCCCAGGTCCAGTACGTGCTCGCGCCACAGCGAAGCGCCGCGCGCGACGCGCTTCTTGTACGCGACCCGCGTCTCGTCCGGGGACAGGGACGGACACTCGACGTTCTGGGCGAGGGTGGTGACGCTGCGCCGCGAGACCGAGCCCTTCACCAGGTACGTCTGGCCGGCGGTGCCGAGGGTGGCGTAGAAGGTGTCGTCGTCCTTGGAGAAGGTGACGCCCCAGAAGTTCACGTCGCCCGAGGTGTACGGCCGGCCGTCCAGCTGGATGGAGAACTTCTCCAGGTCCGGTTCGATCGCCCCCGTACGGGTGTCCACGATCGCGGTGCGCGTGGAGAAGAACGCGGCGCCGTACGACTCGCCGGAGACGAACACCGTCCAGGCGACGAAGTGGCCGGTCGGCGAGACCCGGGCCCGGGAGGGGGTGCCCGCGAGCGGGAAGCTGCGCAGCGTACGCAGGGCCGAGTCGACGATGAGGGCCCGGTTGTCCTGGGCGAGCGCGCCCGGAGTGGAGTTCAGGCACAGGCCGGTGCCGGCGGCCGCGTGGAAGCGCCGGCAAGTGAGCTGCGACGCGGTGCGCTCGGCTTGGGGCGACTGCCCCGGGACCGAGACGAGCGCCCCGCGGTCCGGGCCCTGCGCGCCGTTGAGGAAGGCGAGCCGGTCCTGCCGCCCGAGCGTGACCGGGCCCTGGGCGACCTTCGGATCCCCCTCGTGCGTCTGCTCGGCCCGGGCGGCGGCGCGCAGCACCAGCGCGGTGCCGAGGCCCCCGAGGAGAAGCACGGCCACGGCGAGTACGAGCAGCCGGCGTGAGCGGGTCATCGGGTTCCTCGGGGGTGTCGGGCCGGTTCGGCAGCGGCTTCGGGCGCCGCCGGGCGGAGTACGAAGCCGGCGACGGCCGCGCAGCAGCACAGACCGGCCGCGGCGGCGGTGAGCGCGGGGCCGGCGCCCCAGAGGGTCCAGGCGGCGCCGAACGCGAGCGAGCAGCCGAAGCGGGCCAGCGCCTGGCTGGTACCGACCACGGCGAGGCCGGTGGCCCGCAGCTTCGCGGGGACGGTCGCGCCGACGGCGGCGGGCAGGACCCCGTCGGTCGCGGCGTAGAACAGGCCGTGCAGTACGAGGACCAGGTACGGGAGGGCCGGCCAGTGCGGGGCCCACAACAGCAGCCCGTACCCGGCCAGCAGGAGGGCGTGCCCGGCGAGGAACACGGTACGGCGGCCGA
This genomic interval carries:
- a CDS encoding TolB-like translocation protein, giving the protein MTRSRRLLVLAVAVLLLGGLGTALVLRAAARAEQTHEGDPKVAQGPVTLGRQDRLAFLNGAQGPDRGALVSVPGQSPQAERTASQLTCRRFHAAAGTGLCLNSTPGALAQDNRALIVDSALRTLRSFPLAGTPSRARVSPTGHFVAWTVFVSGESYGAAFFSTRTAIVDTRTGAIEPDLEKFSIQLDGRPYTSGDVNFWGVTFSKDDDTFYATLGTAGQTYLVKGSVSRRSVTTLAQNVECPSLSPDETRVAYKKRVARGASLWREHVLDLGTLRETPLAEKRSVDDQAVWLDDRTLAYALPAEGRADTTDLWTVPADGTGAPRILTPAASSPTRLG
- a CDS encoding lysostaphin resistance A-like protein — translated: MSETPHPDGRFTPADANAQVWADGNPSAGAAPWAPPQGRPAPPAGYVQPPALVAAPAGSLYHEQARNGRQGALGRLGEVLLVTVLLAVGLIAVTVAGMAIGHALGLKLAPDGGDRVLSDPLADEAMGLVALAVGIPVVLLAVRACGRRPAGTVVSVLGRLRWRWLARCAAVAFPLMALQMGALVLWGWVEDGPESLAGEFPGWLPLLLGSAVFLGLVPFQAAAEEFVFRGWLAQFFGGFLRSPWPGIVVASLLFALAHGFGAWSGFALLFYSAVWWGWLVIRTGGLEAVIAIHTANNVLSYGTALALGQLADSGTAADAPWQALVLELVCAPAYCLLISKLGARYGVESRSPDHQLTLPVRDAVRSAASSWPAGTPPR
- a CDS encoding SHOCT domain-containing protein — protein: MLWFFLWIMWLFLLFKIITDIFRDHEMSGWAKAGWLIFVIVLPFLGVLVYVIARGKGMTQRDVKQAKENEAALQNYIRETAGTAPAGGSGGADELAKLAELKAKGALTEEEFQQAKTKLLT